The bacterium genome includes the window GCCAGCCGGCTTGCAACCGGGGAGTCGCCGCCTCCCCGGATCACGGGGATGTTCGTCGTGGACAGCCTGCTTGCCGGCAACGGGGGGACGCTCCAGAGCGCGATCCTTCACCTCGTGCTTCCCACGGTCACCCTGGCGCTCGCGTCGCTGGCCCCGGCCGCCCGGATGACCCGCTCGACGATGCTCGAGATCCTCGCCCAGGACTACGTCCGCACCGCGTGGGCGAAGGGCATGGCGCCGGTCCGCGTCTATCTCCGGCACGGCCTCCGGAACGCCCTCATCCCGGTGCTCACCATCCTGGCGCTCCAGGTGAGCGCCCTGCTCGGCGGCGTGTTCATCGTCGAGTTGGTCTTCGCATGGCCCGGCCTGGGCCTCTACAGCGTCGAGAGCATCATCTCCCTGGACTACTCACCGATCATGGGCACGGCGCTGCTCCTCACCGTGATCTACGTCGTCGTCAACCTTGCCACGGACGTTCTCTATGCTTTCTTCGACCCGCGCATCCGTTACTAAGGCCCCGGCGCCGCGCGCCGCCGCCGGGTTTCTCGTGCACTCCCTCTTGGCGCTTCGGCGCATGCCCGCCGCCTGGATCGGTGGCGCGATCGTGCTGGCCCTCCTGATCGCCGC containing:
- a CDS encoding ABC transporter permease, which translates into the protein MTRYILRRLALLPPVLLGVSLLLFVLTHIVPADPAKLAAGEHAGPEQVAAVRKAFGLDRPLPEQYLIYLVHLVHGDFGTSMRTSSSVLDDLLTYFPATIELTTSAVLVTVLLGVPLGMIGAIGRGGLSDLIAQFASLAGLSFPIFVFGILMQLIFSRWLDWLPLASRLATGESPPPRITGMFVVDSLLAGNGGTLQSAILHLVLPTVTLALASLAPAARMTRSTMLEILAQDYVRTAWAKGMAPVRVYLRHGLRNALIPVLTILALQVSALLGGVFIVELVFAWPGLGLYSVESIISLDYSPIMGTALLLTVIYVVVNLATDVLYAFFDPRIRY